The following coding sequences are from one Nicotiana tabacum cultivar K326 chromosome 1, ASM71507v2, whole genome shotgun sequence window:
- the LOC142164639 gene encoding uncharacterized protein LOC142164639: MSCPGCGCEESKRYAEHFGNRRLLQFLMGLNETYSQSSNQIMMMSPTPTINKSYSMIIGEESRRSVANFAQTSIANEGIAMFSGKGNTQGTSNYKPKRNNLFCDYCKYKGHTRDTCYKLHGYPAEFKQKRKDGPNNATQYTCPLTNSSPSSGSFEVAANLAGLQQSNLDSTSQGGQGVIAGVSQFTVDQYNQILHLLGKSNITSSSQSDPPSSVMSVGMTPSFVDTEAEVRWIVDTGPLQWKSGGGGGGKEDEGLYIYISGNKDQTNGGGNNNSDSERSFVNTIKDDSSSVSLWGPYRVPTHDGKKYFLTLVDDHSKFTWVFLLPSKAEVVVAIKQFFTVIKNVYSCTVKFLRTDNGCEFFNSQMTELLQSLGIVHQSSCVYTPQ; this comes from the exons ATGTCTTGCCCTGGATGTGGTTGTGAGGAATCGAAGAGATATGCAGAACATTTTGGTAATCGCAGGTTGCTGCAGTTTCTGATGGGTTTAAATGAGACTTACTCACAATCTAGTAATCAGATTATGATGATGAGTCCTACTCCAACTATAAATAAATCTTATTCTATGATAATAGGAGAAGAAAGTAGAAGATCTGTGGCTAATTTTGCTCAAACCTCTATAGCAAATGAAGGAATAGCTATGTTTAGTGGAAAAGGAAACACTCAAGGTACAAGTAACTACAAGCCTAAAAGGAACAATTTATTTTGTGACTACTGTAAATATAAAGGGCACACAAGGGACACTTGCTACAAGCTTCATGGCTATCCTGCAGAATTCAAGCAAAAAAGAAAGGATGGACCTAATAATGCTACTCAATACACATGCCCTCTAACTAATAGTAGCCCCAGCAGTGGAAGCTTTGAGGTTGCAGCTAACCTTGCAGGACTCCAGCAGAGTAATCTTGATTCAACTAGTCAGGGAGGTCAAGGAGTGATTGCAGGAGTGTCTCAATTCACAGTTGATCAGTACAATCAGATTTTGCATCTCTTGGGCAAATCCAACATCACATCTTCAAGTCAAAGTGATCCACCAAGTAGTGTTATGTCAGTAGGTATGACTCCATCTTTTGTAGATACTGAGGCTGAGGTTAGGTGGATAGTTGATACAG GACCTCTTCAATGGaagagtggggggggggggggtggtaaAGAAGATGAAGGCCTTTACATTTACATCTCAGGTAACAAGGATCAAACAAATGGAGGAGGAAATAACAACTCAGACTCTGAAAGATCTTTTGTAAATACAATAAAGGATGATAGTTCAAGTGTATCTCTGTG GGGGCCCTATAGGGTACCTACTCATGATGGGAAGAAATATTTTCTCACACTAGTAGATGATCATTCCAAGTTTACTTGGGTTTTCTTGTTGCCCTCTAAAGCTGAAGTAGTTGTTGCCATCAAACAGTTTTTCACTGTGATCAAGAATGTTTACTCATGTACTGTAAAATTCTTAAGAACAGATAATGGGTGTGAGTTCTTTAACTCTCAAATGACAGAATTGCTACAGTCTTTGGGGATTGTTCATCAGAGTTCCTGTGTCTATACTCCACAGTAA